The proteins below come from a single Etheostoma spectabile isolate EspeVRDwgs_2016 chromosome 4, UIUC_Espe_1.0, whole genome shotgun sequence genomic window:
- the tspo gene encoding translocator protein, producing the protein MWLPMLGMTALPHLGGLVGGYITRKQVKTWYTTLKKPSWRPPNAAFPVVWTCLYTGMGYGSYLVWKELGGFTEDALVPLGLYGLQLALNWSWTPIFFGAHKLKLALIEIVLLTGTVAATMVSWYPISRSATLLMAPYLSWLCLATSLNYCIWRDNSEEKEE; encoded by the exons ATGTGGCTGCCTATGCTTGGGATGACTGCCCTGCCGCACCTGGGAGGGCTCGTTGGCGGTTACATCACACGCAAACAGGTAAAGACCTGGTACACAACCCTGAAGAAACCATCATGGCGCCCACCAAACGCAGCATTCCCTGTCGTGTGGACCTGTCTGTATACGGGCATGGG GTATGGCTCCTACCTGGTGTGGAAAGAGCTGGGAGGTTTCACTGAGGATGCATTGGTTCCATTGGGACTTTATGGGCTGCAGCTAGCACTGAACTGGTCCTGGACTCCCATCTTCTTTGGCGCACACAAGCTGAAATTG GCACTCATTGAAATTGTTCTTCTCACGGGTACCGTTGCAGCCACCATGGTGTCATGGTATCCCATCAGCCGCTCTGCCACACTGCTGATGGCACCCTACCTGTCCTGGCTGTGCCTCGCCACCTCTCTCAATTACTGCATATGGAGGGACAACAGTGAGGAGAAAGAAGAGTAG